The stretch of DNA TGAGAATGTAACTATTATCCATCCCTACGATGACTGGCGAACCGTTGCCGGGCAGGGTACCGCTGGATTGGAGATCCGCGAAGTGCTGCCGGAGCTCGATGCCGTACTTGTGCCTGTTGGCGGTGGTGGACTGATCAGTGGGATTGCAATTGCCATGAAAGCACTCGATCCGGAAATCAAAATCATAGCCGTTCAGAGTGCAAATTCTCCCTCATTAATGGTTTCACTGAATGAGAAGCATTGTTATGAAGAATATCCGGTGGCGCATTCGATCGCTGAGGGAATAGCCGGCGGGATTGGTAGAATCGTTTATGAGCTTGCCCCACGTTACATTGATGAGATCATCAATGTGGATGAAGAAAAGATCAAGGATACGGTTTTGCAGTTAGTGGAGCAGGAACAAATGATTGTGGAAGCCTCCGGTGCTGCCGCGCTCGCCGCGCTTGATCAGATTGAATCCGTCCCGCATGGATCGCGTGTCGCCGCAGTCATTAGCGGCGGGAATCTAGATATGAGTCTCCTGCGCGAAATTCTGAACGCGTAGTGGCAGAGCATTTGCCATTGTGTTTTTTGTATAAGCTTGTTTCCTGACAGTACATGCTGGTCCTTGAAATTGCTTACTGCAAGCAAATGCTCTGCAGCCTCAAGAATGCTAGCAGAGCATTTTCACAAGAGTAAAAGTTTTTAAATCGCTCAGAGTCAATTTCCCGGATGTGTCACACTCAGGGGCTTGGAAAATGCTCTGCCACTACGATTCCTTTGATTTCTTCTCGGAACGCTCTAACAGTGTTGTCAGATCCTGTTTGATCCGGAAGATGATAATCAGGAATTCAAACCAGATTCGGACAAGAGCAATGTACAGTACGCCTACAAGTGGCGCGAGGATGATGGTTCCAAGAGCTGTAATGGCAAGCGTGAAACTTTCCAGTTTGATTGCAGAAATCAGT from bacterium encodes:
- a CDS encoding pyridoxal-phosphate dependent enzyme; translated protein: MMLIPETPLLIEWRFMIDLSAIQRAAAILAPYIEKTPLRASAFFSETSGFDVYMKLENWQPTGSFKVRGALHFAHTLSPRERIQGVVAWSAGNHGLGVAYAAKILEMPAAIFVPAKTPRAKVEKFRHFPVDLQFAPTYEECEKQGRAFAKTENVTIIHPYDDWRTVAGQGTAGLEIREVLPELDAVLVPVGGGGLISGIAIAMKALDPEIKIIAVQSANSPSLMVSLNEKHCYEEYPVAHSIAEGIAGGIGRIVYELAPRYIDEIINVDEEKIKDTVLQLVEQEQMIVEASGAAALAALDQIESVPHGSRVAAVISGGNLDMSLLREILNA